Proteins encoded together in one Vigna angularis cultivar LongXiaoDou No.4 chromosome 5, ASM1680809v1, whole genome shotgun sequence window:
- the LOC108339126 gene encoding acidic endochitinase SE2, with protein sequence MASQRLTLIILLLSLFTLSSSSLHTGITVYWGQNAGEGPLVSACDNGNYDTVLLAFLNKFGAGRTPAWDFAGHCDKGSAKKCTELESEIKYCQEKGIKVLLSIGGNPSNSDYSLNSPDDAKEVAKYLFKNFLSGQYGPLGSVKLDGIDFFIEKTEDYWDDLAKELDSLRQTISRPFSLSAAPSCLTYPIPYLGKAIATKLFDYVFVKFYDNPSCSYVGGLNTLLGSWDKWVDLVASPNLLFLGLPAAPNAGEGYIPPEFLIRRVLPHAKLASNYGGVMLWDRYYDAKTGYSDQIFHVSKSNVQVSEASVSDKIYPCVSKALDY encoded by the exons ATGGCGTCTCAAAGATTAACTTTGATCATACTTCTCTTATCACTTTTCACGCTCTCTTCCTCAAGCCTTCATACTGGCATCACTGTGTACTGGGGCCAAAACGCTGGAGAAGGCCCTTTGGTAAGCGCATGTGACAATGGTAACTACGACACTGTGCTCCTCGCTTTCCTCAACAAGTTCGGTGCAGGGAGAACCCCAGCTTGGGACTTCGCCGGTCACTGTGACAAAGGTTCCGCCAAAAAGTGCACCGAATTAGAGTCCGAAATAAAGTACTGCCAG GAGAAAGGCATCAAAGTGCTCCTTTCAATCGGAGGAAACCCTAGCAATTCAGACTACTCCCTGAACTCGCCGGATGACGCAAAGGAGGTGGCCAAATACCTCTTCAAGAACTTCCTCAGCGGCCAATACGGTCCACTGGGAAGCGTCAAGCTTGACGGCATCGACTTCTTCATCGAAAAAACGGAGGATTACTGGGACGACCTTGCCAAGGAACTCGACTCCTTACGACAAACCATTAGCAGACCCTTTTCCTTGTCCGCAGCGCCTAGCTGCCTCACATACCCAATCCCCTATCTCGGCAAAGCCATTGCCACCAAACTCTTCGACTACGTCTTCGTTAAGTTCTACGACAACCCTAGTTGTTCCTACGTCGGTGGCTTGAACACCCTCTTGGGCTCCTGGGACAAGTGGGTCGACTTGGTCGCCTCCCCTAACTTGCTCTTCCTGGGCTTGCCAGCAGCTCCAAACGCCGGTGAGGGTTACATTCCGCCGGAGTTCCTCATTCGCCGGGTGCTTCCGCACGCGAAGCTAGCCTCCAACTACGGGGGAGTGATGCTGTGGGATAGATACTACGATGCTAAGACTGGTTACAGTGATCAAATATTCCATGTGAGTAAATCCAACGTGCAGGTGTCTGAGGCCTCCGTTTCCGACAAAATTTACCCGTGCGTGTCCAAGGCCTTAGATTACTAG